In one Micromonospora polyrhachis genomic region, the following are encoded:
- a CDS encoding type VII secretion protein EccE yields the protein MPTATPTTEPTTEPAIEPNTGPARETALARAGRLPHPPVGQRRWLGVDAGRVALWQAAALGVVAAGGPFDAAGGTATGLAALVVGGTALRVRGRWLPDWALVRHRYQRRARHPQPTLPTLSTRTYADRAGNRAGLASDGNSWSGLLRLDPSGDLDHLLPHLSASYSDPELPLTGLQLVDWTSPGTGQAARWLAIRVDPRHAGRAVAARGGGDQGLIRTAGTAALRLATVLRAAGHRVLLPDGTQLHDDWAASLGVDPRQAAEPTTENWRYWSLGMLHQVCYRPRRTPRNWDEVAHHLLRRHGSEPALVSAISIRLDRQRGGGTRTSALVRLGVPAGPAPEAVAEVVGRATAGFGKGLVPLHGTHAVAAWDSLPLAGLRL from the coding sequence ATGCCCACTGCCACACCGACCACCGAGCCGACCACCGAGCCGGCAATCGAACCGAACACTGGGCCGGCGAGGGAAACGGCGCTCGCGCGGGCCGGCCGGCTGCCTCACCCACCGGTCGGGCAGCGCCGCTGGCTGGGCGTCGACGCCGGTCGAGTCGCCCTCTGGCAGGCCGCCGCACTGGGCGTGGTCGCAGCCGGTGGCCCGTTCGACGCCGCTGGCGGTACCGCAACCGGGCTCGCCGCCCTCGTGGTGGGTGGCACCGCGCTGCGTGTCCGGGGTCGGTGGCTGCCGGACTGGGCGCTGGTCCGGCACCGCTACCAGCGCCGTGCCCGGCATCCACAACCGACCCTGCCCACCCTGTCGACCCGCACCTACGCCGACCGGGCCGGCAATCGCGCCGGACTGGCCAGCGACGGAAACTCCTGGAGCGGGCTGCTGCGGCTCGACCCGTCCGGTGATCTCGATCATTTGCTGCCTCACCTCTCGGCCAGCTACTCCGATCCCGAACTGCCCCTGACCGGGTTGCAACTCGTCGACTGGACCTCCCCGGGCACCGGCCAGGCCGCCCGCTGGCTCGCGATCCGGGTCGACCCGAGACACGCAGGGCGAGCCGTCGCGGCCCGGGGCGGCGGCGACCAGGGCCTGATCCGTACGGCTGGCACCGCCGCTCTGCGGCTCGCCACCGTACTGCGCGCCGCCGGCCACCGGGTCCTGCTGCCCGACGGCACCCAGCTGCACGATGACTGGGCGGCGTCGCTCGGCGTCGACCCCCGACAGGCTGCCGAGCCCACTACCGAGAACTGGCGCTACTGGTCGCTGGGAATGCTGCATCAGGTCTGCTACCGGCCGCGCCGGACGCCCCGGAACTGGGACGAGGTGGCCCATCACCTGCTGCGCCGACACGGCAGCGAACCGGCTCTGGTCAGCGCCATCTCGATCCGCCTGGACCGGCAGCGTGGCGGTGGCACCCGGACCAGCGCCCTGGTGCGCCTCGGGGTGCCGGCCGGCCCTGCGCCGGAGGCGGTCGCCGAAGTGGTCGGCCGGGCCACCGCCGGCTTCGGCAAAGGGCTCGTCCCGCTGCATGGCACGCATGCCGTGGCGGCCTGGGACAGCCTTCCCCTGGCCGGCCTTCGCCTGTAA
- the eccB gene encoding type VII secretion protein EccB: protein MWTQRDQLQAYQFLRRRLVSAVQVGDANHPVSPSRRLVIGCALGAAAALLVTAGFGVYGLLRPGANTDWRKPGQVVIEKETGAAYVMGADGLLHPMLNYTSARLLAGGDGTATKQVSRKSMAKAPRGVPLGIPGAPASLPAKDLLTTGPFTVCVQPPQGRPVGSPPVTTALVGVAPVGTPVDPATAVVLADSGGARYVAVAGRRHRIADQGTAMALGYDSTRPLPVSAAWLSAVPAGPDLRLITVPEVGEAGPRVGDRATRVGQVLAATTVGAETRYYLVRADGIVSISQTEAALVLGNPANRAAYAGGPAREVQVSAVDMTEVGAASAASGASGASGAAPDGGSTGYPPRLAPPVVVTGERVATCATLDGDRATIRLAGSIGVPTGAQPVAAGGGTQADAVYVPAGRAAVLRDQPAPQAGLGTVYLLTDQGVRHPVPTGEALKALGYGSVRPTPVPTSVLALFPTGPVLDQASAQRTAPVMPAMEAGR, encoded by the coding sequence ATGTGGACGCAGCGCGACCAGTTGCAGGCGTACCAGTTCCTGCGTCGCCGACTCGTCTCAGCGGTGCAGGTGGGTGACGCCAACCATCCGGTATCACCGAGCCGGCGGCTGGTCATCGGCTGCGCGCTGGGCGCCGCTGCCGCGTTGCTGGTGACCGCCGGCTTCGGTGTGTACGGCTTACTTCGCCCCGGCGCGAACACCGACTGGCGCAAACCCGGCCAGGTGGTGATCGAGAAGGAGACCGGTGCCGCGTACGTGATGGGGGCCGACGGCCTGCTGCACCCGATGCTCAACTACACCTCGGCCCGGTTGCTCGCAGGTGGCGACGGTACGGCGACCAAGCAGGTATCGCGCAAGTCCATGGCGAAGGCACCGCGCGGCGTCCCGCTGGGCATTCCGGGCGCACCGGCCTCCCTGCCGGCGAAGGACCTGTTGACGACCGGCCCGTTCACCGTCTGTGTGCAACCGCCCCAGGGGCGGCCGGTGGGCAGCCCGCCGGTCACCACCGCCCTGGTCGGGGTGGCCCCGGTGGGCACCCCGGTCGACCCGGCGACGGCCGTGGTACTGGCCGATTCCGGGGGTGCCCGGTACGTGGCGGTGGCCGGTCGGCGGCATCGGATCGCCGATCAGGGGACGGCCATGGCCCTCGGCTACGACTCGACCCGGCCACTACCGGTCAGCGCGGCCTGGCTCAGTGCCGTACCGGCCGGGCCGGACCTGCGCCTGATCACGGTGCCCGAGGTGGGGGAGGCCGGACCGAGGGTGGGTGACCGGGCCACCCGGGTCGGTCAGGTGCTGGCGGCCACGACCGTTGGTGCCGAAACCCGCTACTACCTGGTACGCGCCGACGGCATCGTCTCGATCAGCCAGACCGAGGCGGCGTTGGTGCTCGGTAACCCGGCCAACCGTGCGGCGTACGCCGGTGGCCCGGCCCGTGAGGTGCAGGTGTCGGCCGTGGACATGACGGAAGTGGGGGCGGCGTCGGCCGCTTCGGGTGCTTCGGGTGCTTCGGGTGCGGCCCCGGACGGTGGGTCGACCGGTTATCCGCCCCGGCTGGCCCCACCGGTCGTGGTGACCGGTGAGCGGGTCGCCACCTGCGCCACCCTTGACGGGGACCGCGCGACGATCCGACTGGCCGGTTCGATCGGCGTACCGACCGGGGCGCAGCCGGTGGCGGCCGGCGGCGGGACCCAGGCCGACGCGGTGTACGTACCGGCAGGTCGGGCGGCCGTGCTCCGGGACCAGCCCGCCCCGCAGGCCGGCCTCGGCACCGTATATCTCCTCACCGACCAGGGGGTACGCCATCCGGTGCCGACCGGCGAGGCGTTGAAGGCGCTCGGCTACGGCTCGGTACGCCCGACCCCGGTGCCGACCTCGGTCCTGGCGTTGTTCCCGACCGGCCCGGTGTTGGACCAGGCCAGTGCGCAACGCACCGCACCGGTGATGCCGGCGATGGAGGCGGGACGGTGA
- a CDS encoding LuxR C-terminal-related transcriptional regulator, whose translation MSGVSTPIEVSVVEDHPLYRAALARALGDAPDVRVDVTARSVEEFAAYRVPTGGVVILDLKLPGVHDAAAVVTVAGMGHRVLVVSAHGDQADVLGAIAAGARGYLTKDADADEILRAVREIAAGNTYVSPTLASILLDSARNRPAVYRVPLSDRERQVLSLLAAGERDQDIADALAISVRTVRSHLDRIREKTGRRRRPELTRLAIEEGIVTPTPDR comes from the coding sequence GTGAGTGGAGTGTCGACGCCGATCGAGGTTTCCGTGGTCGAGGACCACCCGCTCTACCGGGCCGCCCTGGCTCGGGCCCTGGGCGATGCGCCGGACGTACGGGTCGACGTGACGGCGCGCTCGGTGGAGGAGTTCGCCGCCTACCGGGTGCCCACCGGTGGCGTGGTGATCCTCGACCTGAAACTGCCCGGGGTGCACGACGCGGCGGCGGTGGTCACCGTCGCCGGCATGGGGCACCGGGTGCTGGTCGTCTCGGCCCACGGCGACCAGGCCGACGTGCTGGGCGCGATCGCCGCTGGGGCGCGGGGCTACCTGACCAAGGACGCCGACGCCGACGAGATTCTGCGGGCCGTCCGCGAGATCGCCGCCGGCAACACGTACGTCTCGCCCACGCTCGCCTCGATCCTGTTGGACTCGGCCCGGAACCGCCCAGCGGTCTATCGTGTGCCGTTGTCCGACCGGGAGCGGCAGGTGCTGTCGCTGCTGGCCGCCGGTGAGCGCGACCAGGACATCGCCGACGCGTTGGCGATCAGTGTCCGTACGGTCCGCTCGCATCTGGACCGGATCCGGGAGAAGACCGGCCGCCGTCGCCGCCCCGAGTTGACCCGGCTCGCCATCGAGGAGGGCATCGTCACGCCCACCCCGGACCGCTGA
- a CDS encoding TetR/AcrR family transcriptional regulator, with protein MVDGTGQHGRQRGEGPRRQGEIFDAALSLLAENGYERLTIEAIAERSTVNKTTIYRWWPSKAALLGAALVGTPALRFDVPDTGSLRGDLEALVDAVLALLTKPPAADVAVAALAAAAHSPELAVHARTFFADRLARENPVFERAATRGELPPDADPTLLMDLLAGAVWVRVVLRQTPIGEDFARRTVSFVLDGVRPR; from the coding sequence GTGGTCGACGGCACCGGGCAACACGGGCGGCAGCGTGGCGAAGGCCCCCGCCGGCAGGGGGAGATCTTCGACGCCGCGCTGAGCCTGCTTGCTGAGAACGGCTACGAACGGCTGACCATCGAAGCAATCGCCGAGCGCTCGACTGTCAACAAGACCACGATCTACCGGTGGTGGCCGTCCAAGGCGGCCCTGCTCGGCGCAGCCCTCGTCGGAACCCCGGCGCTCCGGTTCGACGTACCCGACACCGGCAGCCTCCGTGGCGACCTGGAAGCCCTCGTCGACGCGGTGTTGGCCCTGCTGACCAAGCCGCCCGCCGCCGACGTCGCGGTCGCGGCCCTCGCCGCCGCCGCGCACAGCCCCGAACTCGCCGTGCACGCCCGTACGTTCTTCGCCGACCGGCTGGCCCGGGAGAACCCGGTCTTCGAACGCGCCGCCACCCGGGGCGAACTTCCACCCGACGCCGACCCGACCCTGCTGATGGACCTGCTCGCCGGTGCCGTGTGGGTACGGGTGGTCCTCCGTCAGACACCGATCGGCGAGGACTTCGCCCGACGTACTGTCAGCTTCGTCCTCGACGGCGTCCGACCCCGCTGA
- a CDS encoding HAAS signaling domain-containing protein yields the protein MSTNTLTERYVHEVVRRIPADQRGDVAEELRTTIADTVDARDPADPAGAERAVLTEMGDPIRLAARYAGRPLALIGPELYPAYIRLLVLLLSTVLPVVTAVIVVIDVLDKNDLGSAIGSGIGALLTVGAQMIAWLTVVFALIERSRHRNEMLKSTEEWTPDQLPELRQANKSGVEAVASAAWHTVLIGLIVWQATAKPYRTDDGDRLQVLDAALWSGWIWPILAGLAALVVLDLVWFAARKWTVVLATLHAVAQGVFALPLAWILYQQKFFNPEFLASLNKDWTVPDAFYTVAVLGVLVIAGSEIVQRFRRTRG from the coding sequence ATGAGCACGAACACCCTGACCGAGCGGTACGTACACGAGGTCGTGCGGCGCATCCCGGCCGACCAGCGCGGCGACGTCGCCGAAGAGTTACGTACCACCATCGCCGACACCGTCGACGCACGCGACCCGGCCGACCCGGCGGGGGCCGAACGCGCGGTGCTCACCGAGATGGGCGACCCGATCCGACTCGCCGCCCGCTACGCCGGTCGGCCGCTCGCGCTGATCGGACCCGAGCTCTACCCGGCGTACATCCGGCTGCTCGTTCTTCTGCTCTCCACCGTGCTGCCCGTGGTCACCGCCGTCATCGTGGTGATCGACGTACTCGACAAGAACGATCTGGGTTCAGCGATCGGCAGCGGCATCGGTGCGCTACTCACCGTCGGCGCGCAGATGATCGCCTGGCTCACCGTGGTATTCGCCCTGATCGAACGGTCCCGCCATCGCAACGAGATGCTCAAGAGCACCGAGGAGTGGACGCCCGACCAACTGCCCGAACTTCGGCAGGCAAACAAGAGCGGGGTAGAGGCAGTTGCCTCCGCAGCGTGGCACACCGTGCTGATCGGGCTGATCGTCTGGCAGGCCACCGCAAAGCCGTACCGGACCGACGACGGCGACCGACTCCAGGTGCTCGACGCGGCGCTGTGGTCGGGCTGGATCTGGCCGATCCTGGCCGGTCTGGCCGCCCTCGTGGTGCTCGATCTGGTCTGGTTCGCCGCCCGCAAGTGGACCGTCGTGCTGGCCACGCTGCACGCCGTCGCGCAGGGTGTCTTCGCGCTACCGCTGGCCTGGATCCTCTACCAGCAGAAGTTCTTCAACCCGGAGTTCCTGGCCAGCCTCAACAAGGACTGGACCGTGCCGGACGCCTTCTACACCGTCGCGGTGCTGGGCGTGCTCGTCATCGCCGGCAGCGAAATCGTGCAGCGCTTCCGCCGGACGCGCGGCTGA
- a CDS encoding PadR family transcriptional regulator, with amino-acid sequence MTAEELILSQAQELRRGTVVLACLALLDEPQYGYALLETLNDAGVTVDGNTLYPLLRRLEKQGLLTSEWNTDESRPRKFYRASPEGSRVRTGLVREWQDLVTSISRLTKEN; translated from the coding sequence GTGACCGCAGAAGAACTGATCCTCAGTCAGGCTCAAGAGCTGCGTCGCGGCACGGTCGTACTGGCCTGCCTCGCCCTACTCGACGAGCCGCAATACGGCTACGCGCTGTTGGAGACGCTCAACGACGCCGGGGTCACCGTCGACGGCAACACCCTCTATCCGTTACTACGCCGACTCGAGAAGCAGGGCCTGCTCACCAGCGAGTGGAACACCGACGAGTCCCGACCAAGGAAGTTCTACCGGGCCAGCCCCGAGGGCTCCCGAGTACGCACCGGCCTGGTGCGCGAATGGCAGGACCTCGTCACCTCGATCTCACGACTGACCAAGGAGAACTGA
- the sigJ gene encoding RNA polymerase sigma factor SigJ — protein sequence MNEHDFLADRFEAHRSHLKAVAYRMLGSLTEADDAVQEAWLRLSRSDTSEVGNLAGWLTTVVGRVCLDMLRSRAARREDPMGEHLPDPIISPANGIDPEHAALLADSVGLALLVVLETLNPAERLAFVLHDMFAVPFEEIAPIVGRTPAAARQMASRARRRVQGAAPTPDPDLTRQREVVEAFLAAAHGGSFDALVAVLDPEVVLRADTGLPGAGLRVVRGAAAVAGQALTFRRFGNSRSTPALVNGLAGLVNTTNGEPVSVMSFTITNGRIAAIDILADPDRLRQLDLAVLDA from the coding sequence ATGAACGAACACGACTTTCTGGCGGACCGGTTCGAGGCGCACCGCAGCCACCTGAAAGCGGTCGCCTACCGGATGCTCGGCTCGCTCACCGAGGCGGACGACGCCGTCCAGGAGGCCTGGCTCCGACTCAGCCGCTCCGACACCAGCGAGGTCGGGAATCTGGCCGGCTGGCTGACCACAGTGGTCGGTCGGGTCTGCCTGGACATGCTCCGCTCGCGAGCCGCACGCCGCGAGGACCCGATGGGCGAGCACCTGCCGGACCCGATCATCAGTCCCGCCAACGGCATCGACCCCGAACACGCGGCGCTGCTGGCCGACTCGGTCGGGCTGGCGCTGCTGGTCGTACTCGAAACGCTCAACCCCGCCGAAAGGCTCGCGTTCGTGCTGCACGACATGTTCGCGGTGCCGTTCGAGGAGATCGCTCCGATCGTCGGGCGTACGCCGGCCGCCGCCCGGCAGATGGCCAGCCGTGCCCGCCGCCGGGTGCAGGGTGCGGCTCCCACCCCTGACCCGGACCTGACCCGCCAACGTGAGGTGGTCGAGGCGTTCCTGGCTGCCGCGCACGGCGGCAGCTTCGACGCGCTGGTCGCCGTCCTCGACCCCGAAGTGGTGCTGCGCGCCGACACCGGCCTGCCCGGTGCCGGCCTGCGGGTGGTACGCGGGGCGGCAGCGGTGGCCGGGCAGGCGCTCACCTTCCGACGGTTCGGCAACTCCCGTTCGACGCCAGCGCTGGTCAACGGTCTCGCCGGGCTGGTCAACACCACCAACGGAGAGCCGGTGTCGGTCATGAGCTTCACGATCACGAACGGGAGGATCGCCGCGATCGACATCCTCGCCGACCCGGACCGACTCCGCCAGCTCGACCTGGCCGTCCTCGACGCCTGA
- a CDS encoding carboxymuconolactone decarboxylase family protein, which translates to MTARMKNPAMVLPDAMKGIQNLFKAIDKGGVSAQTQELVGLRASQINGCSACVHAHVQNARKAGETDERLAAVAAWREAPFFTDPERAALALTEAATRLADRSADAVPDEIWDEVTDHYDEEQLAALILVIATTNLFNRINTTIKEPAGTTWG; encoded by the coding sequence ATGACGGCGCGGATGAAGAACCCGGCGATGGTGCTGCCGGACGCAATGAAGGGCATCCAGAACCTCTTCAAGGCCATCGATAAGGGGGGTGTGTCGGCGCAGACACAGGAATTGGTCGGGCTGCGGGCCAGTCAGATCAACGGCTGTAGCGCCTGCGTCCACGCCCACGTACAGAACGCCAGGAAGGCCGGCGAGACGGACGAGCGACTGGCTGCCGTGGCGGCGTGGCGGGAGGCACCGTTCTTCACCGACCCCGAACGAGCCGCCCTGGCGCTCACCGAGGCGGCCACCCGGCTTGCCGACCGGAGTGCGGACGCGGTGCCGGACGAGATCTGGGACGAGGTGACCGACCACTACGACGAGGAGCAGCTCGCCGCCCTCATTCTCGTGATCGCCACGACCAACCTCTTCAACCGCATCAACACGACCATCAAGGAGCCGGCCGGCACCACCTGGGGCTGA
- a CDS encoding hemerythrin domain-containing protein, translating to MSGKLDMTAMYAIHDALRRELAYIAKATASVDDDPQRVLRTAAGWELFKKSLHVHHTTEDDALWPVMRQALATRPDDLALLDAMETEHAAIDSAIEAIDAALLDRETGLERLGELADALATGVGAHLNHEENEALPLIQSAVTEQQWQHFGQVSAARVGPDAARIMPWMLDGASAETIATMLAPLPEPVRMAYQNEWLPAYDALDRWRAGSAA from the coding sequence ATGAGCGGCAAACTCGACATGACCGCGATGTACGCGATCCACGACGCGCTACGGCGGGAGTTGGCGTACATCGCCAAGGCCACCGCCAGCGTCGACGACGACCCCCAGCGGGTCCTGCGTACCGCCGCCGGCTGGGAACTGTTCAAGAAGTCGTTGCACGTGCATCACACCACCGAGGACGACGCGCTGTGGCCGGTGATGCGGCAGGCGCTGGCTACTCGCCCCGACGATCTGGCCCTACTGGACGCGATGGAGACGGAACACGCCGCCATCGACTCGGCGATCGAGGCGATCGACGCGGCGTTGCTCGACCGGGAGACCGGACTGGAGCGGCTCGGCGAACTCGCCGACGCCTTGGCGACCGGTGTCGGCGCGCACCTTAACCACGAGGAGAACGAGGCGCTGCCGCTGATCCAGTCGGCGGTGACGGAACAGCAGTGGCAGCACTTCGGCCAGGTCAGCGCCGCTCGGGTCGGTCCGGACGCCGCTCGGATCATGCCGTGGATGCTGGACGGGGCGAGCGCGGAGACCATCGCGACGATGCTGGCACCGCTGCCGGAACCCGTACGGATGGCTTACCAGAACGAGTGGCTGCCCGCGTACGACGCCCTGGACAGGTGGCGCGCGGGTAGCGCGGCCTGA
- a CDS encoding alpha/beta fold hydrolase yields MDVEAGGGLPVVFVHGIRVSGTMWQPLTRVVERHHPSAAPDLPGHGRRRGERFTIEAAVEGVADTIDQLGGRALVVGLSLGGYVGIATAARYPERVAGLVAIGCTARPVGTFAALFRQVAWLAGRYPEVANRLSARTFRRALPEPLAEAMVVGGLSCEVLPQVVDEVTRLDVLRELSTYQGRVCLVNGARDHFRADERRFLDACPDGRLVVLARRGHLDCLVEVEFLAGIVTEQAGMTTLA; encoded by the coding sequence ATGGACGTCGAGGCTGGTGGCGGCCTGCCCGTGGTGTTCGTACACGGCATCCGGGTCAGCGGCACCATGTGGCAGCCGCTGACCCGGGTGGTCGAGCGACACCATCCGTCGGCCGCACCCGACCTGCCCGGCCACGGACGTCGGCGTGGCGAACGGTTCACCATCGAGGCGGCGGTGGAGGGCGTCGCCGACACGATCGACCAACTCGGCGGCCGGGCGCTGGTCGTGGGACTGTCCCTGGGCGGCTACGTCGGAATCGCCACTGCCGCACGTTACCCGGAGCGGGTGGCGGGACTGGTCGCCATCGGCTGCACCGCCCGCCCGGTCGGGACGTTCGCGGCACTGTTCCGCCAGGTCGCCTGGCTGGCTGGCAGATATCCGGAGGTCGCCAACCGGCTCAGCGCACGGACGTTCCGCCGGGCGTTGCCGGAGCCACTGGCCGAGGCCATGGTCGTGGGCGGACTCTCCTGCGAAGTGCTGCCACAGGTCGTCGATGAGGTGACCCGGCTGGACGTCCTGCGCGAGCTGTCCACGTACCAGGGCCGGGTCTGCCTGGTCAACGGTGCGCGTGACCACTTCCGCGCTGACGAACGGCGCTTCCTCGACGCCTGTCCGGACGGTCGACTGGTGGTGCTGGCCCGCCGCGGCCACCTCGACTGCCTCGTCGAGGTCGAATTTTTGGCCGGGATCGTGACCGAGCAGGCCGGGATGACCACTCTGGCCTGA
- a CDS encoding response regulator — MTIRVVLTDDQPLVRAGLRVLLADTPDIDVVGEAGTGAEAVRLVTDVRPDVVVMDIRMPGMDGIEATRIITAGASPRVLILTTFDDDEYVYAALRAGASGFLVKDMALEEILGAIRVVAAGDALIAPSVTRRLIEEFAGRPEPARNPRAIEGITDREREVLTLVGRGLSNSEIAAELFISMATAKAHVARLFTKLDARDRVQLVIIAYDSGLVSPSQ; from the coding sequence ATGACGATCCGTGTCGTCCTCACCGACGACCAGCCCCTGGTCCGGGCCGGTCTGCGCGTACTGCTCGCCGACACCCCCGACATCGACGTCGTCGGGGAGGCCGGGACCGGGGCGGAGGCGGTCCGACTGGTCACGGACGTCCGACCCGACGTCGTGGTGATGGACATCCGGATGCCCGGAATGGACGGCATCGAGGCCACCCGGATCATCACGGCAGGCGCGTCGCCGCGCGTACTCATCCTCACCACCTTCGACGACGACGAGTACGTCTATGCCGCGCTCCGCGCCGGAGCCAGCGGATTCCTGGTCAAGGACATGGCGCTGGAGGAGATTCTCGGTGCGATCCGGGTGGTGGCCGCCGGCGATGCGCTGATCGCACCGAGCGTCACCCGCCGCCTGATCGAGGAATTCGCCGGACGGCCCGAACCCGCCCGCAACCCACGGGCGATCGAGGGCATCACGGACCGCGAACGCGAGGTGCTGACCCTCGTCGGCCGGGGCCTGTCCAACAGCGAGATCGCGGCCGAACTCTTCATCAGTATGGCCACCGCCAAGGCGCACGTGGCTCGGCTCTTCACCAAGCTCGACGCCCGAGACCGGGTCCAGCTCGTCATCATCGCGTACGACAGCGGCCTGGTGTCACCGTCTCAGTGA
- a CDS encoding sensor histidine kinase yields the protein MDVTPHLPSPSRWLRAPTVRATLRWCAALAFPFVLLAVTLSGASNPGGWSGLRYVLPALVLAMPFGLLRHRPLPTMALMLSAAVLVAFTVQSWEAGYLRDIRYLQFAGIDLAVGYLAATRSRRFSIAAAVIAFTVQAVTEAAQPIETRQWPGAIAQEPDLATQGLLYALAMVTAWLVGNSLRQRREHTEAVRLQAATQAVTAERLRIARELHDMVAHSIGIIAIQAGVGCRVIDTQPAEARNALSAIETTSRETLAGLRRMLGALRRADPESAAGPVPLDPVPLDPTPGLADVDRLAATATDAGVRVDVRWRGERRPLPAEIDLSAYRIVQEAVTNVVRHAHTGGCQVTVDYGDEELSVEIVDDGRGSAVGGTGYGIVGMRERVSLLHGQFTAGPRPEGGFRVAARLPLPTGDR from the coding sequence ATGGACGTGACGCCGCATCTGCCCAGCCCATCGCGGTGGCTGCGCGCCCCAACGGTACGGGCGACGCTGCGGTGGTGTGCGGCCCTCGCGTTCCCGTTCGTCCTGCTCGCCGTGACGCTCAGCGGGGCGAGCAACCCGGGCGGTTGGTCCGGGCTCCGATACGTCCTGCCGGCTCTGGTGCTGGCGATGCCCTTCGGTCTGCTACGCCACCGACCGCTCCCCACGATGGCGCTGATGCTGTCCGCCGCAGTGCTCGTGGCGTTCACCGTGCAGTCATGGGAGGCCGGATACCTGCGGGACATCCGATATCTACAGTTTGCGGGGATCGACCTGGCGGTGGGCTACCTCGCCGCCACCCGGTCCCGCCGGTTCTCGATCGCCGCCGCCGTCATCGCGTTCACGGTGCAGGCCGTCACCGAGGCAGCCCAGCCGATCGAGACACGACAGTGGCCGGGTGCCATCGCCCAGGAGCCGGACCTCGCCACGCAGGGCCTGCTCTACGCCCTGGCGATGGTCACCGCCTGGCTGGTGGGTAACTCGCTCCGCCAACGCCGCGAGCACACCGAGGCGGTGCGCCTACAGGCCGCGACCCAGGCGGTCACCGCCGAGCGGCTGCGGATCGCCCGCGAACTGCACGACATGGTCGCGCACAGCATCGGCATCATCGCCATTCAGGCCGGCGTGGGCTGCCGGGTCATCGACACCCAGCCGGCCGAGGCTCGGAATGCGTTGAGCGCCATCGAGACCACCAGCCGGGAGACCCTGGCCGGGCTGCGGCGGATGCTCGGTGCGCTGCGTCGGGCCGATCCGGAGTCCGCCGCCGGGCCGGTGCCGCTCGACCCGGTGCCGCTCGACCCGACGCCGGGGCTTGCCGACGTCGACCGGCTGGCCGCCACGGCAACGGACGCCGGTGTCCGGGTCGACGTCCGATGGCGGGGAGAGCGCCGGCCGCTGCCGGCCGAGATCGACCTGTCGGCGTACCGCATCGTGCAGGAGGCGGTCACCAACGTCGTACGTCACGCGCACACCGGCGGCTGTCAGGTGACCGTCGACTACGGGGACGAGGAACTCTCCGTCGAGATCGTCGACGACGGTCGAGGCAGTGCCGTCGGCGGCACCGGGTACGGCATCGTCGGCATGCGGGAACGGGTCAGCCTGCTGCACGGCCAGTTCACTGCCGGCCCGCGACCCGAGGGCGGCTTCCGCGTGGCGGCCCGGCTGCCACTACCGACAGGAGACCGATGA